A single genomic interval of Dyella sp. GSA-30 harbors:
- a CDS encoding toprim domain-containing protein, translating into MNLLESVVKAMRAQGMEPADIGCIRLDGVICRFDCSDDKRGRRNAWCVVFATGPRPVVSFGHWARSIRQTVVLGPGEQLTLAEREMERNARQQAMAARDAQRKHAQDRVRREAADQWQGSEPANNYHPYLIRKGIDAAGARQHGGFLLIPLRDTQGHIWNLQRIRADGAKRFLRGGRVKGLYACLGGPVAGALIICEGWATGKSLHAATELPVAVAFSAGNLLAVARAMREKYPCARIVIAGDNDIKPDGSNPGLEAAKAAAAATHALLAIPPIAGDFNDFAAQCGADTNGEANTHEQFS; encoded by the coding sequence ATGAACCTGCTCGAATCTGTAGTTAAAGCCATGCGGGCTCAAGGAATGGAGCCTGCAGATATCGGATGCATCCGCCTCGACGGTGTTATCTGCAGATTCGATTGCAGTGACGACAAACGCGGTAGGCGCAACGCATGGTGCGTTGTATTTGCTACCGGACCGCGCCCAGTTGTTTCCTTCGGGCACTGGGCCCGGTCAATCCGTCAGACAGTGGTGCTCGGGCCTGGTGAGCAACTCACTTTGGCTGAAAGGGAGATGGAGCGGAATGCACGACAGCAAGCTATGGCCGCTAGGGATGCGCAACGTAAGCACGCGCAGGATCGTGTGCGCCGTGAGGCTGCTGATCAATGGCAGGGTTCCGAGCCAGCGAACAATTACCACCCCTATTTGATCCGTAAAGGCATTGACGCTGCTGGCGCTCGTCAGCATGGGGGATTTTTGCTTATTCCGCTCAGAGATACCCAGGGCCACATCTGGAATCTGCAACGCATTAGGGCTGATGGCGCGAAGCGATTTTTGCGGGGTGGTCGCGTCAAAGGCTTGTATGCATGCCTTGGCGGTCCCGTGGCTGGCGCGCTGATCATCTGTGAGGGGTGGGCCACTGGCAAGAGTTTGCATGCTGCTACGGAGCTTCCTGTGGCTGTGGCGTTCTCTGCAGGTAACCTGCTGGCGGTGGCCAGGGCCATGCGCGAGAAATATCCATGCGCTCGCATCGTCATCGCCGGCGACAACGACATTAAACCGGACGGTAGCAACCCAGGCTTGGAAGCGGCAAAGGCTGCCGCGGCGGCCACCCATGCACTTTTGGCTATCCCGCCCATTGCGGGCGACTTCAATGACTTCGCCGCGCAATGCGGCGCCGACACCAATGGTGAGGCAAACACGCATGAGCAATTCTCGTAG
- a CDS encoding tail assembly protein has product MISASMTEIRLVGVLGNKYGRRHRVLLDSKTPAEAMQWIQSQFRDARSFFANAHRQGMEFAVFRGKGASRENIGIEQLKEPAGGTITFVPIIKGSKNGGVLQTILGVILVVVGAYISESDGGTTLGIGISMLAGGVVQLLSPQPKLNKNADSAENQPSYVFSGAVNTTAQGNPVPVGYGRMIIGSAVISAAITASDYVPATSGVSSGTPNGNLKKTPYDQDV; this is encoded by the coding sequence ATGATCAGTGCATCCATGACGGAAATTCGGCTCGTCGGCGTATTGGGTAATAAGTACGGTAGGCGACATAGGGTTCTTCTCGATTCAAAAACGCCTGCAGAAGCTATGCAGTGGATCCAGTCGCAGTTTCGTGACGCCAGGTCATTCTTCGCCAATGCGCACCGTCAGGGAATGGAGTTTGCGGTGTTCCGCGGCAAAGGTGCGAGCCGGGAAAACATCGGTATTGAGCAGCTCAAAGAACCGGCTGGCGGCACAATAACTTTCGTGCCGATCATTAAGGGCTCGAAGAATGGTGGCGTGCTTCAGACCATCCTCGGAGTCATCCTCGTGGTCGTCGGCGCCTACATTTCTGAATCGGATGGCGGAACAACGTTGGGCATCGGCATCAGTATGCTGGCTGGCGGCGTTGTGCAATTGCTTTCCCCGCAGCCCAAGCTCAACAAGAACGCCGACAGCGCCGAGAATCAACCCAGCTATGTATTCAGCGGCGCGGTGAACACCACCGCGCAGGGCAACCCCGTCCCGGTTGGCTATGGCCGCATGATCATCGGATCGGCTGTGATCTCTGCGGCCATAACCGCCTCGGATTACGTCCCCGCGACGTCCGGTGTCAGCTCTGGCACACCGAACGGCAACCTCAAGAAGACGCCATACGACCAGGACGTCTGA
- a CDS encoding AlpA family phage regulatory protein, whose amino-acid sequence MESHNIPSTGYLRQAQLVGHILPIGATTLWRWVKQGKFPQPIKLSERVTVWRCEDVKAWMDQQRAAA is encoded by the coding sequence ATGGAATCACACAACATCCCCTCAACCGGCTACCTGCGTCAGGCGCAGTTGGTCGGTCATATCCTTCCTATCGGCGCTACAACCCTGTGGCGCTGGGTAAAGCAGGGCAAATTTCCTCAACCTATCAAGCTCTCCGAGCGCGTCACTGTGTGGCGCTGCGAAGATGTTAAAGCTTGGATGGATCAACAGAGGGCGGCGGCATGA
- a CDS encoding tyrosine-type recombinase/integrase, which produces MKLTELQVRKAAPGEKPRKLTDGAGMYLLVTPSGGKLWRLKYRVDGKEKVLALGRYPDIGLADARARRDEARRQIARGADPSAERVAERQARALVEQTKQETFEVVARRWMDRQEVAEITANKNRWILETFLFPHIGHRPIGDITPRELLNALRQTESSGMLETTKRAKIKAGQVFRFAILEGLTDNDPTPSLRGTLKTPKPKHHAAVVDPKEIGALLRAIDGFAGQLVTKAALQLVAMVFVRPGELRRAEWTEIDLDGSIWRIPGERMKMKAPHLVPLSTQAVSILRELQPLTGSGRYVFPGLRSASRPMSENTVNAALRRLGYSGDEMTGHGFRSLAATRLNEMGWNADAIERQLAHAESNKVREAYTHAAQYLDERKRMMQAWADHLEGLKQ; this is translated from the coding sequence ATGAAGCTGACGGAACTACAGGTGCGTAAGGCTGCCCCGGGCGAAAAGCCGCGGAAGCTCACCGACGGCGCCGGCATGTATTTGTTGGTAACACCCTCTGGCGGCAAGCTCTGGCGCCTCAAATATCGTGTCGATGGCAAAGAGAAGGTGCTGGCGCTGGGCCGTTACCCTGACATCGGCTTGGCCGATGCGCGAGCCCGGCGTGATGAGGCGCGCCGGCAGATCGCTCGTGGCGCTGACCCGAGCGCAGAACGTGTAGCAGAGCGCCAGGCGCGCGCCTTGGTCGAGCAAACAAAGCAAGAGACGTTCGAGGTAGTCGCGCGCCGTTGGATGGATCGCCAGGAGGTTGCCGAGATCACGGCTAACAAGAATCGGTGGATCCTCGAGACGTTCCTATTTCCGCACATCGGTCACCGGCCCATCGGAGATATCACGCCACGAGAATTGCTCAATGCCCTGCGTCAGACTGAGTCCAGCGGCATGTTGGAGACCACGAAGCGCGCAAAAATCAAGGCCGGCCAGGTGTTCCGGTTCGCCATCCTCGAAGGCTTGACCGACAATGATCCGACACCGAGTTTGCGCGGCACATTGAAGACCCCGAAACCTAAGCATCACGCTGCGGTGGTGGACCCGAAAGAGATTGGGGCGTTGCTTCGCGCCATCGACGGGTTCGCTGGTCAGCTGGTTACGAAGGCAGCGTTGCAGTTGGTGGCCATGGTGTTTGTCCGGCCTGGTGAATTGAGGCGGGCCGAATGGACCGAGATCGACTTAGACGGCTCCATTTGGCGTATCCCTGGCGAGCGTATGAAGATGAAGGCGCCGCATTTGGTGCCATTGTCTACACAGGCCGTGAGTATCCTGCGCGAGCTGCAGCCGCTCACAGGTTCAGGACGCTATGTCTTTCCAGGACTGCGCTCGGCCAGCCGGCCAATGAGCGAGAACACCGTGAATGCCGCGCTACGTCGACTGGGCTACTCCGGCGATGAGATGACGGGGCATGGCTTCCGTAGCCTTGCTGCCACACGACTGAATGAAATGGGATGGAACGCGGACGCCATTGAGCGCCAGTTAGCGCACGCGGAATCCAACAAGGTACGAGAGGCCTATACCCATGCGGCACAGTACTTGGACGAGCGCAAGCGCATGATGCAAGCATGGGCTGACCACTTGGAGGGTTTGAAGCAATGA
- the secG gene encoding preprotein translocase subunit SecG encodes MFVIFSVFYILIAASMIVLILMQRGAGADAGSGFGGGASATVFGARGSSTFMTRATGVLAALFFLLSLGMGIYLSRHGAPTDTAGNDLGVMSGLANPPANKQNAQPTAPANSEVPQATVPAATTPAAAAPAAANHSDVPAPQPAAKNDVPAPAPDSKK; translated from the coding sequence ATGTTCGTCATTTTCAGTGTGTTCTACATTCTGATCGCGGCGTCGATGATCGTGCTGATTCTTATGCAGCGCGGCGCCGGTGCTGATGCAGGCTCCGGTTTCGGCGGCGGTGCTTCCGCCACCGTGTTCGGTGCCCGCGGATCATCGACGTTCATGACCCGTGCCACGGGCGTGCTCGCCGCATTGTTCTTCCTGTTGAGCCTTGGCATGGGTATCTACCTGAGCCGCCATGGCGCACCGACGGATACCGCCGGCAACGATCTGGGCGTCATGTCCGGTCTTGCCAATCCGCCGGCAAACAAACAGAATGCGCAGCCCACGGCGCCGGCCAACTCGGAAGTCCCGCAGGCCACCGTGCCCGCAGCGACCACTCCGGCGGCCGCCGCCCCGGCAGCAGCAAACCATAGCGACGTTCCGGCTCCGCAGCCGGCCGCCAAGAACGACGTCCCGGCTCCGGCCCCGGACAGCAAAAAGTAA